The DNA region CCAACCTAATAGATAggcatgtgttgctggggagtttgttgcgccacttcttcttcccagcaaaatcgaaaacacacaggaagtggtgaaaggcgggcgttttgggggctgtcatttgtttttgacgttcgaaaagtgctgatttaacagcctaatttgaataaacgttttcgGGTTTGAGTTTGAAGAAATATAGTGACTATGAACACTACAGATTTCGTCAAATGTCTTTACAGCTCTGAAGTCAGCCATTTTATAGCTCGCGTATACGCAATAGTTTTTCATGTGACTCATACATTTTGACAGTTGCACATTGGTAGATTTAACTTTGTAACTTCTGAAATGTGTGCGATCCTATGTGAAAATATCGGACTGTTGAAAAGTCggatgtaaataaattgtaattttcaaACGATCAAggatatgtaaataaattaattacaaacatattttttgttgctttatttcacaataagatctttaagttttttttaagattataaGATACTAATATTACCCAATTTGACCAAAAGGTGGATGCCACTGTTTTACTTGATTTTCATAATCATTTTGATCCTGAATATTTGCTTCGTGCTTCACAACTGGTTGGTGACACCTTCTCATATGTTTAGTCAACGTCTTTTTATGCATAAAAGCATTTTTGCAAATCGGACATTCAAAACTCCTCTCTCCCGTATGCCCTCGAATGTGCTGTTTCAATGCCGACTCTATTCCAAAGCATTTAGAGCAAATTTCACATTTGAACTTCTCTGTATGTATTCTCGTCCAATGTTCGGTAGACGCCCGTCGCGTAGTGAAATTACGTTTGCAAATATGGCAGGGGAACATTTTAGTTATGCCATGAACTTTTCTTAAATGCACCATTTTTGTGTAATGCTCTCTAAAAGTTTCCGAACATTTCGggcattttttatattgaatccGATTTTTTCCTTTATGCACGATATCCGTGTGATATCTTAGTTGACCATACTTTAAGAAGGTTTTATCACAATGCTTGCAACTAAAGAGGCTGGTTAAATGGCATTCTTTATGCTTATTTAGAAGATGCTGGTTCAAAAATCCTGCTCCACAGGTTTCGCAAACAACCTTGCCTATATGGCAATTCATGTGtgaatttaataaagtaaaattgaGAAATTCTGCATCACAAATGTGACATTtgaacatattatttacaagcTCCATGCTATATTCCGTCATTCCGTTGCTGGCTGAATAGAAGCGGGTCCCGTGCTTAGTTTCAAGATGGCCTCTTAACGTATTCAGATTTAAAAACTTTTGCTCGCATAACCGACATTTTAGCACAGAAATATCTACCTGTATACTTTTTTTACCTTTAATAACATACTTTTCGAAAATTTCTTCTTTATCTCCAATTTTATGAGTAGTTGTGTGTTCTAGTAGAGTCGTTATTTCTGAATGATACTCTGAGCAGAAGAAACATCTGAACCGTGACCCCATGAATATGAAAGGTCTGACAGTCGTCAGTTGGATGAATGTTGCTGCGTTTTTCCTTTCTCGAACTGTCAGTTGCCAAATACTTGTTTCAGGTATCGAGGTGTTGCCTGTAAaatgagaaatatattttaaggaTTTGATTTCTTAGCTATCTATAGGAAATACAGGTTTTAGGAAGGTAGTAATAAAGGTAGTAATAAGTTAACTTATCTAAGGATTTGTTCAAACACTTACCATCGCATCAATGCTGATATAAAAAATGTTCCTTTCTTATACACAGAGACAGAGCTACATCAAAGTTAATTTATATCAAGGAATTAAAAc from Helicoverpa zea isolate HzStark_Cry1AcR chromosome 29, ilHelZeax1.1, whole genome shotgun sequence includes:
- the LOC124644294 gene encoding zinc finger imprinted 3-like isoform X15, whose translation is MDAKTSEWRAGPNVCRCCLTEGCYKDISTEYFWMGKREVYAEMLADTLNVSISYSQSGGPNSNSRLICELCISRLRDASDFKRQVLECEKSFTQHLDAGASNILELDVTVEPADSDVKLEHVKQEKQLSDDDDDFDDRCGFDDDDDDDLDDQPLTKLATKIPKKETVDILDLLDNSKATEKRKSSTKTKAVPAKKTKSVKKEPVKAGASKVVAKTDKKKKGNTSIPETSIWQLTVRERKNAATFIQLTTVRPFIFMGSRFRCFFCSEYHSEITTLLEHTTTHKIGDKEEIFEKYVIKGKKSIQVDISVLKCRLCEQKFLNLNTLRGHLETKHGTRFYSASNGMTEYSMELVNNMFKCHICDAEFLNFTLLNSHMNCHIGKVVCETCGAGFLNQHLLNKHKECHLTSLFSCKHCDKTFLKYGQLRYHTDIVHKGKNRIQYKKCPKCSETFREHYTKMVHLRKVHGITKMFPCHICKRNFTTRRASTEHWTRIHTEKFKCEICSKCFGIESALKQHIRGHTGERSFECPICKNAFMHKKTLTKHMRRCHQPVVKHEANIQDQNDYENQVKQWHPPFGQIG